The Apium graveolens cultivar Ventura chromosome 10, ASM990537v1, whole genome shotgun sequence nucleotide sequence ATTCTTGAATCAAGATATAATAGTTTCACTTTGTAGACTCTAGCTGTTCATTTCATGTATCCTGTATATCCATCGGACCATTACATTTATGAGCAATCTTAACCAATGGATGCAAGTGCATTATTCTGCGGTTATGAACACTTAAAGATGTTCACATTAAAATGTAGCTTAAATTGGTGGATAATTTCACAATGGAATACTTAAATTAACTTTAAACAGATTTATCAGTTTTCTCGCGCAACTATGTTTTCGATCATTTAGAATATAATCTTGTCTGAAGATGATCAAGTATTTAAGTGTTATGATGGTATTAAATTGGGTTGAATTTTAGTTGCATTTGACCTCTGTTACATTTCTTGATTTGAAGTCTTGGAATCATCCCCTATGTTGTGCCTGATATCAGAGAGTTCTGTTAATACTTGAAAACAATTTGTATAAATTTTGGATTAACATCTTGATTTTTGAGACTTGAGCTTTCAAAATCTTTATTCCTTTAGTTTCTTTTTGATGTTAATGGTCAAGCTCCCAAGGCTAGTCAATGTATTTGTCATGTGCGCTTGTTCTGCAATTTTAATCATTTTGGTTCATGTCTGACAGAAAGGAATTGTATCACAGGGTCCCAAGGTCCCTCACGGCAGGTGTTCGGAGCTCTCGTCTAAGGGATCGTCAgaaagaagaaagagagattttggTTAAGAAGGCATTTGTTGAGGATATCATAAATGAAAATACTAAGTTGGCTGTTCTTCTTCAGAAAAACTCCTCTTACCGTGCAGTATTATGGGACTTGGAAATGCTGGCATTTTCACCTGGAGGATCTGACTTGGTCAACAGCATTACTGATATGTCAAGGCTGAAGAAAAATATCTCAACCGAGACTAATCACAAGCATGACTTGTACTCGGAATATGAGAATGATGCTGACTTATCAAGTGAATTTCAAGTTGATTCCGGGGCTTTACCTTGTGTAGCTTGCGGGCTTCTTGGTTTTCCTTTCATGTCTGTTCTACAGCCATCAAAGAAAGCATTAGAAGGCATTCTATCTGCACATCCTGCGATGTCTAATTCGTCTCTGTTCTTCAATCGCATGGTTGATGTCTCTGTTTCAGGTAATTTGTAATCAACTTTGAACTTGTTTAGTGAATTTCTTTGGAGACCATCTTTAACATTTTGTTCATTTATCATATATTTGTTGCCGCATTTTAAGAAAGTGATAACTGATAACCTTATGTGATACATATAAAGATAATTCTATCCCACATAACCATAGGGGTCACAGGTCAGAAGGATGACTGTGCTTAACTTCTTGTACCCTTTTTGGTAGTAAGTAATGGAAATGGGTAAAAATGGAATGAAATTTATACTAATATATCTTCAAAGTCATAATTGTTTGGTGTACGGAAGTTTCAATTGTCTAGACCAAGTGACTAGAATTTATGAGGCAAGTCGGTTAAGTGGCCATGAGAGTCATTGAGACATTGACAGGGTGATTGAACGAGCAACTCACCTGCCTTGGATTTTGTCATGTTATCTATATAACAGGCATATGTAATAATTGTTCTTCATCTTGGTAGTAAAGtgattaaatgaattaaataTTATGATGGTCAATACCTTATAAAGCGTAACAGGTGTACCGTATAATTATTAGCCAGTAACTAAAAGTGTTTATGTAACTTGTAAGTATATTAGTATAAGGGTCAGGTTCCACTTAGAACTGTCTAAAATAGAACCTTAGAactaatttacatattcttttacTCATAGTActctttttttaataaaatcCATTAAATTTAACATTTTTTACATAAATATTTTTCATACGAGTTCATAATAAACTATTATATATAGaaaacaaatatttttttaaaaattatgtaaaTTAGAAATAAAATATTGTTTACTGCAGAAGTACATCATATACTGTAATTCACAAACATACATTGTGTTTTGTAGCAGAACCAAAAAAAGGTGTTCGGCGAAAGAATGACTATATGTTGCAGCAGAACAAATATGTGGGTTATTGATTTAACAATATCCAAGGCTGATATTGTTTCTATGTTCTAATTCTGAGTAAAGTTTTAATTTGAACCTGTCTCATTAGTATAAAGTAATTGTTAATATGTTATGCTAGTTGGTAATTTTTAACTTATTTATTGGTCAGTACCTTATCAAGGGATTTGAGCTTTTGGTTATTATTAATAAAACAAGTGTTTTTCAATATAAGTCATAGTTTACGTCATCCCACATAAATATGTATCTATTACATATCATTTTCGACTTGTGGGCTAGCTAAAATTAGTCGCTTGTGCGACCCCGTCCACTTAGCTTGAGATAGCAACATTACAATAATGGTAAATAAATATAGGTTTCATTTCTCCCTCTACTTTATTTTTACTAAATCGCACCAATGTGGGAATGACTGTTCATTCCTACTTTATTTCCTCACAATTGTTACATTGAAAATTTGCATTTGTTCATTTTATTTACCATGTCCTCTTTGCATATTTATATTTCCTTTTTTCTCTCACAATATTTCATTTTATTCTTTCCGACCAGAGGGAGCATTAGTGTATTTAAACTTGGCAGTTGATACTGAACCCCGTTAGATTTTAGTGCTTAAGATTATGACAGCACACAACTTATGCTATCATAAATCACAGTGACTTGAGATCCCTTTTTTTAGCTGGAATTGGTTTCtttcaaattattttatattGGTCTTTCGTTTTTTAAACTCCAGTATATCAGTGTGTGTAGTAGCCCGCCATCTAGACATAGAAACAAGAATTATTGGGAATAGGGACATAAATCCTGCAAACTATTTTTGATTTtgataaattaattgattttCTTGTGAACTCAGGTGCGCTTGCAAGTAAAAATATTGTGAGACTAGACTTAATTATAGCTCTATATGATAAAATTTGTCCTAATTgtcaataataaataattgtcCCGATCAACTTAACTCAAGTGATCCCTTCCTGTGTACAAAACTTGCGTGTCTGTCCTAATCGTCGATAATAGATAATTGTTATAAAATGATAATTTTAGTTAGATTAATAACGCGAAGCTTAATGACTTTCTACAGAGGAGAAATAATGATTtcattatttagaaaaaaaataaaattaaagattTCAAGAAATAATAGTGAAGGCTTCCTTTGCACTGAACATGGATTTTTTGGGGATTTTCTCTGCGCTTATTCCCTGTATAAATGAATGCATCCTGATTGAAGGATTGTCTTCATTGTTCTGAAATCTGGGTATATCTGATTCCATAGAAAGGCTACCAACTTCCAACTTATAATTCTGCTGTATCATCTGTTCACCTCAAATTTCATTGAAAATTGTGTGGTTTGGAAAGGGTGAACCGCGTTTCTTTTCGTTTCAATTTGTTGGTTGTTCTAGTTTCTTTGTGGCAGATGTTTGGTAGTTTCAAGGGTATCAAATTTGGATTGGGCAATATTATTGTCACGGTCATTGAAATATCAGCACACACATATTTGCTGCTACTATTAGTATTGTGACACAGTGTTCATATAATTTCATGTAGTTGAATATGGTTCACAGATGTGAATAATTTGGAAGGCGTATTTACCATGATACATCATACACACAACAATACTACGTATACTGTTGGTGTCTAATACATCGTTTATTGTGCAGGTACAATAACAAACCATAATACAACTGTCAAGGATAGAATATTATCAGCATGTGAGAGAAATGTCAAAGAGAACACGGAAATAGTGACCGGAGGTGAGATTGATGTGGAAGCCTTAGACGTTGAAGATGAAGTAAGGGCTTCAAGTTTATTAGTTCAAAATCCCACCGGAGCTTGTTCAAGTAAAGAAAAAACGCAGTCTATGTGTTGTCTGGAAGATTTTTCTCCGAGTACTTCAATTAATATCAATGATGGTCCAAGCACTTACTTAAGACCGCGGATATTCTGTTTGGAGCATGCAATTCAGGTTGAAGAATTGTTGTCCGGTAAAGGAGGAGCCGATTTGCTTGTAATCTGTCATTCAGGTGAAAACAAGCTTCCAGCACATGTATCTAAGTTATTTAACTGTCTGAGGGTATTATGAATATCCTATAGAAGCAATAACATATGAATAATCCATATTTTCATCACAACACACACTAAGTCACTAACTAATTCTGCACTTCATCTCTTGAAATTAACAAGTTCATAATTGAGCTATCAAGttgatattaaaaaaaaaaatacaagtcattgattaatatttttatttggttATATGTTAAGCTAGTTCTGCGAAGCTTCATTGATTTCATGCTTTATTTGATATTTGATTCTGTTATCAGATGAAAAAGCATTAACATTTTTCCCTTGAACAGATTTCAAGAAGATAAAATTACATGCTGCAGCAGTAGCTGACGAGATTGGCAGCCCTTTCAGTTATCAGGAGGTTCCATTAGATAATGCCTCCCCAGAAGATTTAAAGTTTATCaattttgcaattgatgatgaAGGGCAGGATGAATCTAGAGAAGACTGGACATCAACGGTGAAAATAAACTTGCGGCATTGTCTCGAGCTTTTTAAAAAATTTCCTTCTGAGGAACTGCAGCATGCATTGACTTTGAAGGGGTTATGCTTTGACAAAGCTTTCGGTGGAAGTCCTCCAAGCTTTACTCCAAGCTTTAAGTGGAACTCTACCAAATTTCGCTCTAAAAGGAGGAAACTAAATCAATCCGAAGACAAATCATCTGTGAGCATGCTGATGAAAAAAGATGAAACCTCAGATTCAGTACCTGATGTACCCCTTCCTAAAAAACAAGTTAAGCTCGTTCACTATGTTAGAAGGTTTAAATCTAAGAATTCTTCTTGTTCAGTCGGAGCAAGTAAGATCACAGAAGATCCTCAGAAAAACCTCTTACCTGTTGATTGTGCGGATCTTAATGAAAATAAACATAATGATATTGCTGAAGACATCAGTTTGAATAAAAATACAGGTTCGGGTTCTTTTGAACTGACAGTGTTAGTTCCAAGCCAGCCATCTGACATGCAGCAAGAAAGTAAGTGTATTGTGGAAACCAGGAATATTAGTAAGATCTCTGTTCCATCTCAAATGAAATTAAATTTACTTTATGCTAAACCTGTGACTGAAAATGATACATCACAAAGTGGAAATAGCATATCGAAGGAATTGGCAATGACGGATGAGGCATGTGGTTTAGCAACTTTTGGTTCCCTGATGCAGCAGGGGATAAAGCTGGTTGGGAATAGCAGTGAAAAGAATGGAAAATGTTCCGAAGCTTCAAGTGGGTCACCTGAGGTTGCCGTCAAAAGTACAGTTGCTTGTCAAATCACAAAGTATGTTCAAGTTGAGAGAGAAACTCAAATGGCAGAAGGATCCAGTTCACAACATGTAAATTTCAATCTAGTAAATGCTGGTACCATTGGTGGGATGTGCGATATCCCGGATAAAATAGACGTTTCTATGAAAGAGGTCTCTGATCCTACTATCTGTGTGGTTCCACTTTCAGAAGTAGAAAGGTTTAATAAGCATACTGAGAAGCCACTTTCAGACGTGAATATTGGTGCTGACAGTTGTGCAAACTTCGATAATGAGGTGCAGTCACAGTTTTCTCCCACAAAAGAGTTTTCTGATCCTACCATCTCTGAGGGCTCAAGTTCTGATTTCACCACAGTAGAAAGGTCAAGTGAGCAGATCGAGAAACCACTTGAAGAAGTTAATTTTGGTGTGGAGTATCTAAATTTGGAACGTGAATTGCAGCCACAGTTTGCTTCCAAGAAAGAGATCTCTGATTCTGTTACTTCTGAGGTTACAGACTCTGATATCAGTAAAGTAGAAAGGTTAAATGAGCAGATTCAGATAGTTGAAGTGAAAACTGGGGCTAACAATTGTCAGAATTTGGAATTCGAAGTGCAGCCAGATTTTGCTTCCGCGAAGGAAAGTAAGGACAGTGCTACTGCCTATGTGAAACCTAGACCATTAAACAAGTCTTCTCCAATCTCTGTAAAAGGGATTCGGGATTCTTTAAGTGAGGAGTCTGCTCCCGAAAAAATAGACAGTAAAGGTGAGATTTCTCCTCTGCAGGATCTTATAGAGTTCGACGGACATAATTCTGAAGCACAACCTGATTCAGTAGTAAAAAACAATAGGAGAAGAAAACGAGAAGCAGAGTTGCTAGCAGAGGGTGGATCTGTTTCTGATGGTTTTATTAGGAGCCCTTGTGAAGGATTGAGGCCAAGGACCGGCAGTACTGTTTTGGAAGAGAGATCAGTACGAAAGGTCTTGAAAGAGAAACCAGAGACAAAGAAGGTTTTGGAAGAGAAACCAGTGGCAAAGAAGATTTTGAAAGAGAAAACAGTAACAAAGACGCTTTTCGAAGAGAAACCAGAATCAAAGAAGGCTCGGGACTCTTCGGAGCATCCAAGTCGCTGCAAAAATGGGATAAAAAATAGGAAGGCTTCTTATAATTGTGATATAGAGAATTGCAAGTTGAGTTATGAAACTAAAGAAGAACTGCGTTTGCATAAGAATAATCAGTGCCCCCACGAAGGATGTGATAAGACATTCAACACCCACAAAAATGCAGTCCTTCACGTACGTGTTCATGACGATGCCAGGCCTCTTAAATGCCCGTGGAAGGGTTGCACAAAATCATTCAAGTGGGCATGGGCTCGGACAGAGCATATACGAGTTCATACAGGGGAGAAGCCTTACAAGTGCAAAGTTGAAGGATGTGGCCGTGAATTCAGGTTTGTTTCAGACTATAGCCGGCATAGAAGAAAGACCGGGCATGATAGGACCTAAATAGGTAATATTTAGTCAGGTAGTTCTGGGGTAGAAGGCAGTAGGACTCGCGAGGCAAAATGGCCTCGTAGTCTGAAAACTAGATGATAATGACAGTGTAAAAGTAAAGCTCAGGAATTAGGGGGGGAGTGATTTTATTTGTTCTTTGTAGATATTTCTAAAATATCCTAGGCAATGTTAATACCTTGTTTGTTTGCAGTTTTTTTGGTTTGATTTTGGATTAAAATTTTGTTACCGTTttttggtgattttttttacATGGAGCTTAAGATGAAAGCGAATGGCTGTATTATGTCATAGCTACATGTTTGGCGATGATCATAATTGGAGATTTTATTTTGTATTACATATATTGTTAAATACTGTTTGAGGGGGTATTCACTTCAGAAATGATACAAGCACAAAATAGTATTCCCGTTTCAAATTAACGGCCATATTTGACTTAATTGATCGTAAACTGTAAGTGGTATAACTCTTTTTTTGTTTCTTCTGATTTGTTTGTAGAGGATATATTTGTATAATGGCTACCTTCATCAATTTATGTTTTTTCTTTTATTCCTAGACCATATAATAATAGTGTTTGCCCCCAGATAGGTGAATCAAATTGCAAGCAAACTAATCTTGTTCTTTTCCTTTCAGTCGCCTTGGCAATTTTGTATTTTTAATAGATGATTTTCAGTCAATTTAtctcttttttcttttattattattattagataGATTACAAGATAGATCAATTGTATAATACTTCGCCCACGGGATAAGAAGATCATCGGATATTATTAGTTAAAATTTTCATTTAATTGAATCGTTCATCTTTCTGAATGTCTTATATCTCTAGTAAAAAGTGATATGCCTGTGTAGTTTTTAGGCTGACTGCAGTTGGTTGTAAAAGAGGAAAGACCCTTTGGTACAATACTACAATTTGTGACTATCTCTTAAAGAAGAGCATTTCTCATTCATAATTATGATGATCCTCACTTTATTCTTTATAGTCTTTAGGACTTAGTTAGGACCcaaattaacatataaataaGCTTATTTCACAAGTGGTAAAAGAAATCAATCTCCCCTCCCAGggaatataattattttattctaaatttaaaataaataaataaataacgcAGCTTACATGTGCATAAAATTGACAATGATATTGATTTAACATGTATGATTAAAA carries:
- the LOC141689355 gene encoding lysine-specific demethylase ELF6 isoform X2, yielding MRDVKIPNWLSGLPLAPEFRPTDTEFADPIAYISKIEKEASAFGICKVIPPYPRPSKRFVIGNLNKSLSKCPELGLDVNLEDVKVKGISSGEGKAVFTTRQQELGKSGKRTRGDEEVAPSIYKQVWQSGEVYTLEQFEAKAKSFARSQLGMVKNVSALVIESLFWKAALEKPIYVEYANDVPGSGFGEPEGSGRRRIINEDSSENNKELREIITSSDENKFASIKFNPLSVATSSSHTSDHIARTLRERSSGQAKDIECSSGQKLSNSPWNLQVIAQSPGSVTRFMPDDIPGVTSPMVYIGMLFSWFAWHVEDHELHSLNFLHTGSPKTWYAVPEDHAINFEEVIRKEAYGGNIDRLAALTLLGEKTTLLSPKVIVASGIPCCRLVQNPGEFVITFPRAYHVGFSHGFNCGEAANFGTPKWLTFAKEAAVRRAAMNHLPMLSHQQLLYLLTMSFISRVPRSLTAGVRSSRLRDRQKEEREILVKKAFVEDIINENTKLAVLLQKNSSYRAVLWDLEMLAFSPGGSDLVNSITDMSRLKKNISTETNHKHDLYSEYENDADLSSEFQVDSGALPCVACGLLGFPFMSVLQPSKKALEGILSAHPAMSNSSLFFNRMVDVSVSGTITNHNTTVKDRILSACERNVKENTEIVTGGEIDVEALDVEDEVRASSLLVQNPTGACSSKEKTQSMCCLEDFSPSTSININDGPSTYLRPRIFCLEHAIQVEELLSGKGGADLLVICHSDFKKIKLHAAAVADEIGSPFSYQEVPLDNASPEDLKFINFAIDDEGQDESREDWTSTVKINLRHCLELFKKFPSEELQHALTLKGLCFDKAFGGSPPSFTPSFKWNSTKFRSKRRKLNQSEDKSSVSMLMKKDETSDSVPDVPLPKKQVKLVHYVRRFKSKNSSCSVGASKITEDPQKNLLPVDCADLNENKHNDIAEDISLNKNTGSGSFELTVLVPSQPSDMQQESKCIVETRNISKISVPSQMKLNLLYAKPVTENDTSQSGNSISKELAMTDEACGLATFGSLMQQGIKLVGNSSEKNGKCSEASSGSPEVAVKSTVACQITKYVQVERETQMAEGSSSQHVNFNLVNAGTIGGMCDIPDKIDVSMKEVSDPTICVVPLSEVERFNKHTEKPLSDVNIGADSCANFDNEVQSQFSPTKEFSDPTISEGSSSDFTTVERSSEQIEKPLEEVNFGVEYLNLERELQPQFASKKEISDSVTSEVTDSDISKVERLNEQIQIVEVKTGANNCQNLEFEVQPDFASAKESKDSATAYVKPRPLNKSSPISVKGIRDSLSEESAPEKIDSKGEISPLQDLIEFDGHNSEAQPDSVVKNNRRRKREAELLAEGGSVSDGFIRSPCEGLRPRTGSTVLEERSVRKVLKEKPETKKVLEEKPVAKKILKEKTVTKTLFEEKPESKKARDSSEHPSRCKNGIKNRKASYNCDIENCKLSYETKEELRLHKNNQCPHEGCDKTFNTHKNAVLHVRVHDDARPLKCPWKGCTKSFKWAWARTEHIRVHTGEKPYKCKVEGCGREFRFVSDYSRHRRKTGHDRT
- the LOC141689355 gene encoding lysine-specific demethylase ELF6 isoform X1, with amino-acid sequence MRDVKIPNWLSGLPLAPEFRPTDTEFADPIAYISKIEKEASAFGICKVIPPYPRPSKRFVIGNLNKSLSKCPELGLDVNLEDVKVKGISSGEGKAVFTTRQQELGKSGKRTRGDEEVAPSIYKQVWQSGEVYTLEQFEAKAKSFARSQLGMVKNVSALVIESLFWKAALEKPIYVEYANDVPGSGFGEPEGSGRRRIINEDSSENNKELREIITSSDENKFASIKFNPLSVATSSSHTSDHIARTLRERSSGQAKDIECSSGQKLSNSPWNLQVIAQSPGSVTRFMPDDIPGVTSPMVYIGMLFSWFAWHVEDHELHSLNFLHTGSPKTWYAVPEDHAINFEEVIRKEAYGGNIDRLAALTLLGEKTTLLSPKVIVASGIPCCRLVQNPGEFVITFPRAYHVGFSHGFNCGEAANFGTPKWLTFAKEAAVRRAAMNHLPMLSHQQLLYLLTMSFISRKELYHRVPRSLTAGVRSSRLRDRQKEEREILVKKAFVEDIINENTKLAVLLQKNSSYRAVLWDLEMLAFSPGGSDLVNSITDMSRLKKNISTETNHKHDLYSEYENDADLSSEFQVDSGALPCVACGLLGFPFMSVLQPSKKALEGILSAHPAMSNSSLFFNRMVDVSVSGTITNHNTTVKDRILSACERNVKENTEIVTGGEIDVEALDVEDEVRASSLLVQNPTGACSSKEKTQSMCCLEDFSPSTSININDGPSTYLRPRIFCLEHAIQVEELLSGKGGADLLVICHSDFKKIKLHAAAVADEIGSPFSYQEVPLDNASPEDLKFINFAIDDEGQDESREDWTSTVKINLRHCLELFKKFPSEELQHALTLKGLCFDKAFGGSPPSFTPSFKWNSTKFRSKRRKLNQSEDKSSVSMLMKKDETSDSVPDVPLPKKQVKLVHYVRRFKSKNSSCSVGASKITEDPQKNLLPVDCADLNENKHNDIAEDISLNKNTGSGSFELTVLVPSQPSDMQQESKCIVETRNISKISVPSQMKLNLLYAKPVTENDTSQSGNSISKELAMTDEACGLATFGSLMQQGIKLVGNSSEKNGKCSEASSGSPEVAVKSTVACQITKYVQVERETQMAEGSSSQHVNFNLVNAGTIGGMCDIPDKIDVSMKEVSDPTICVVPLSEVERFNKHTEKPLSDVNIGADSCANFDNEVQSQFSPTKEFSDPTISEGSSSDFTTVERSSEQIEKPLEEVNFGVEYLNLERELQPQFASKKEISDSVTSEVTDSDISKVERLNEQIQIVEVKTGANNCQNLEFEVQPDFASAKESKDSATAYVKPRPLNKSSPISVKGIRDSLSEESAPEKIDSKGEISPLQDLIEFDGHNSEAQPDSVVKNNRRRKREAELLAEGGSVSDGFIRSPCEGLRPRTGSTVLEERSVRKVLKEKPETKKVLEEKPVAKKILKEKTVTKTLFEEKPESKKARDSSEHPSRCKNGIKNRKASYNCDIENCKLSYETKEELRLHKNNQCPHEGCDKTFNTHKNAVLHVRVHDDARPLKCPWKGCTKSFKWAWARTEHIRVHTGEKPYKCKVEGCGREFRFVSDYSRHRRKTGHDRT